The following are encoded in a window of Saccharothrix longispora genomic DNA:
- a CDS encoding ABC transporter permease, with protein MNRFVQRWGVFVGLVVVWELVTWYADDPFFPRPTVIAESARELWFTGPLNTLFLTDTVFEHVFPSVGRLLAGWAMAAVIGISLGVALGRSPKGMQYAGPLLTFMRSIPPPALVPVFLLLFNVGTQMQLVTIVFGVLWPILLNSVDGARSVDATKYETSAVFRIPKPQWVLGVVLPSAAPKIFAGLRVSLSLSLVLMVVSELVGTDNGIGSQLLVAQREFDFPDMWAGIILLGVLGYALNTVLLAFERKALAWQPKQERTPATVEEKV; from the coding sequence GTGAACCGGTTCGTGCAGCGCTGGGGCGTGTTCGTGGGCCTCGTCGTGGTCTGGGAGCTCGTCACCTGGTACGCGGACGACCCGTTCTTCCCGCGGCCGACGGTGATCGCGGAATCGGCGCGGGAGCTGTGGTTCACCGGGCCGTTGAACACGCTGTTCCTCACCGACACGGTGTTCGAGCACGTGTTCCCGAGCGTCGGCCGGCTGCTCGCCGGCTGGGCGATGGCCGCCGTCATCGGCATCTCGCTCGGCGTCGCCCTGGGGCGCTCGCCCAAGGGCATGCAGTACGCGGGTCCCCTGCTGACCTTCATGCGCTCCATCCCCCCGCCCGCCCTGGTGCCGGTGTTCCTGCTGCTGTTCAACGTCGGCACCCAGATGCAGCTCGTCACGATCGTCTTCGGCGTGCTGTGGCCGATCCTGCTCAACAGCGTCGACGGCGCCCGCTCCGTCGACGCGACGAAGTACGAAACCTCGGCGGTGTTCCGCATCCCCAAGCCCCAGTGGGTCCTCGGCGTCGTCCTGCCCTCCGCGGCGCCGAAGATCTTCGCCGGGCTGCGGGTTTCCCTGTCGCTGTCCTTGGTGCTCATGGTCGTGTCCGAACTCGTCGGCACCGACAACGGGATCGGGTCGCAACTCCTCGTCGCACAGCGGGAGTTCGACTTCCCCGACATGTGGGCCGGGATCATCCTCCTGGGTGTCCTCGGCTACGCCCTCAACACCGTGCTCCTCGCGTTCGAGCGCAAAGCCCTTGCGTGGCAACCGAAGCAGGAGCGCACCCCCGCGACGGTGGAGGAAAAAGTATGA
- a CDS encoding ABC transporter permease produces MRALTRGLLGVAGFLLVWELFGRSRLVPSEYFPPPSVVAVELVKLLGDEAFLRDVLATVLALLIAVALSIGIAVPLGLVLGSAPSVRHATRAVVEFLRPIPSVALIPLAIVLLGIGPETKISLAVYAAIWPILFNTIYALDELDPLLVETARVFGSGRVRVLFSVALPSALPFVFTGIRLAATTCLVVLVSVELLAGGSGGLGQFIMEARSGAGRMDLVLAGTAVAGILGYLLNEGLERAQRRWVAWSAVTPGGGRS; encoded by the coding sequence GTGCGTGCGCTCACCCGAGGACTGCTCGGTGTGGCCGGGTTCCTCCTCGTATGGGAGCTGTTCGGCCGGTCCCGACTGGTTCCCTCGGAGTACTTTCCGCCGCCGTCCGTAGTAGCGGTGGAACTCGTGAAGTTGTTGGGCGACGAGGCTTTCCTGCGGGACGTCCTCGCGACGGTCCTCGCACTCCTCATCGCCGTGGCGTTGTCGATCGGGATCGCCGTCCCGCTCGGTCTGGTGCTGGGCTCCGCGCCGTCGGTCCGCCACGCCACCCGCGCGGTGGTGGAGTTCCTGCGGCCGATCCCCTCGGTTGCCCTGATCCCGCTGGCGATCGTGCTGCTGGGCATCGGGCCGGAGACCAAGATCAGCCTCGCGGTGTACGCGGCGATCTGGCCCATCCTGTTCAACACGATCTACGCGTTGGACGAGCTGGACCCCCTGCTCGTGGAGACGGCCCGGGTGTTCGGCTCCGGCCGGGTCCGGGTGCTGTTCTCCGTGGCGCTGCCCAGCGCCCTCCCGTTCGTCTTCACGGGCATCCGGCTCGCCGCCACCACCTGCCTGGTGGTGCTGGTGAGCGTGGAGCTGCTCGCGGGCGGCTCGGGCGGGCTCGGGCAGTTCATCATGGAAGCGCGCAGCGGCGCCGGTCGGATGGACCTGGTCCTCGCCGGGACCGCGGTCGCGGGCATCCTCGGCTACCTCCTCAACGAGGGGCTGGAGCGCGCGCAGCGCCGCTGGGTCGCCTGGAGCGCGGTCACCCCGGGAGGTGGTCGGTCGTGA